In Prunus dulcis chromosome 2, ALMONDv2, whole genome shotgun sequence, a single genomic region encodes these proteins:
- the LOC117617837 gene encoding ADP-ribosylation factor 1-like 2, translated as MGQAFRKLFDTFFGNTEMRVVMLGLDAAGKTTILYKLHIGEVLSTVPTIGFNVEKVQYKNVMFTVWDVGGQEKLRPLWRHYFNNTDGLIYVVDSLDRERIGRAKEEFQAIISDPFMLNSVILVFANKQDMKGAMSPMEVCEGLGLFDLKNRKWHIQGTCALKGDGLYEGLDWLANTLKEMRAAGYSSVGTSSF; from the exons ATGGGTCAAGCTTTTCGGAAGCTCTTCGATACCTTCTTCGGAAACACTGAGATGAGA GTTGTAATGCTTGGCCTCGACGCAGCTGGTAAAACAACCATCCTTTACAAGCTGCACATTGGAGAAGTTTTGTCAACTGTGCCTACCATAG GTTTCAATGTGGAGAAAGTTCAGTATAAGAATGTCATGTTCACTGTTTGGGATGTTGGTGGACAAGAGAAACTAAGGCCACTCTGGAGGCATTACTTCAATAACACGGACGGACTG ATTTACGTGGTTGATTCCTTGGACAGAGAGAGAATCGGAAGAGCCAAGGAAGAATTTCAG GCCATCATCAGTGATCCATTTATGCTCAACAGTGTCATCTTAGTGTTTGCTAATAAACAGGATATG AAAGGAGCTATGTCGCCAATGGAAGTATGTGAAGGACTAGGCCTCTTTGATCTCAAGAACAGAAAATGGCACATACAAGGGACTTGTGCCCTTAAAGGTGATGGCCTTTATGAGGGCTTGGATTGGTTAGCTAACACACTGAAAGAGATGAGAGCTGCTGGATACTCTTCAGTGGGCACCTCATCATTCTAA
- the LOC117617836 gene encoding anthocyanidin 3-O-glucosyltransferase 2-like codes for MAPQPSDDDHVVYEHHVAALAFPFSTHASPTLALVRRLAAASPNTLFSFFSTSQSNNSLFSNTITNLPRNIKVFDVADGVPDGYVFAGKPQEDIELFMKAAPNNFTTSLDACVAHTGKRLTCLITDAFLWFGANLAHDLGVPWLPLWLSGLNSLSLHVHTDLLRHNIGTQSIAGRENELITKNVNIPGMSKVRIKDLPEGVIFGNLDSVFSRMLHQMGQLLPLANAVLVNSFEELDIAVTNDLKSKFNKLLNVGPFNLAAAASPPLPEAPTAADDVTGCLSWLDKQKAASSVVYVSFGSVARPPEKELMAMAQALEASGVPFLWSLKGSFKTPLLNELLIKATNGMVVSWAPQPRVLAHASVGAFVTHCGWSSLLEAIAGRVPMICRPFFGDQRVNARLVEEVLEIGVTVEDGVFTKHGMIKYFDEVLSQQRGKKMRDNINTVKLLAQESVEPKGGSAQNFKLLLDVISGSTKV; via the exons ATGGCACCACAACCGAGTGATGATGATCATGTTGTGTATGAGCATCATGTGGCGGCCCTAGCCTTCCCTTTCTCCACCCATGCCAGTCCCACCTTGGCCCTCGTCCGCCGCCTAGCCGCTGCCTCTCCCAACACTCTCTTCTCATTCTTCAGCACTTCACAATCCAACAACTCACTCTTTTCCAACACTATTACCAATCTTCCACGTAACATAAAGGTGTTTGATGTGGCTGATGGCGTCCCCGACGGCTATGTGTTTGCGGGTAAGCCCCAGGAGGATATTGAGCTTTTCATGAAGGCTGCCCCCAACAACTTTACAACCAGCTTAGACGCCTGCGTGGCTCACACCGGGAAGCGCCTCACCTGCTTGATTACCGACGCCTTCCTTTGGTTTGGGGCCAACTTGGCACACGACTTGGGAGTCCCTTGGCTCCCTCTTTGGCTCTCCGGACTTAATTCCCTCTCCCTCCATGTCCATACTGACCTCCTCCGCCACAATATCGGAACTCAAA GTATTGCAGGTCGTGAAAACGAACTCATCACCAAGAATGTCAACATCCCAGGAATGTCCAAAGTACGAATCAAAGATTTGCCTGAAGGTGTCATCTTTGGGAACTTGGACTCAGTCTTCTCACGCATGCTGCATCAAATGGGCCAACTGCTACCCCTTGCCAACGCAGTTCTCGTAAACAGCTTTGAAGAACTGGATATTGCCGTAACAAACGATTTgaaatccaaattcaacaaGCTTCTCAATGTCGGACCTTTCAACctagctgctgctgcttcccCTCCACTGCCGGAAGCCCCAACAGCCGCAGACGACGTTACTGGTTGCCTGTCCTGGCTTGACAAACAAAAGGCGGCATCCTCCGTGGTGTATGTTAGTTTTGGGTCAGTCGCAAGGCCACCGGAGAAGGAGCTTATGGCGATGGCACAAGCCTTGGAAGCCAGCGGGGTACCCTTCTTATGGTCTCTCAAGGGCAGTTTTAAGACGCCTTTGCTAAATGAGTTGCTAATAAAAGCAACTAATGGGATGGTGGTGTCCTGGGCTCCCCAGCCACGTGTCCTAGCCCATGCTTCAGTCGGAGCCTTCGTAACGCACTGCGGTTGGAGCTCATTGCTGGAGGCTATAGCAGGCAGGGTGCCAATGATTTGCAGGCCTTTCTTTGGCGACCAAAGGGTCAACGCAAGACTGGTGGAGGAGGTGTTGGAGATCGGGGTCACTGTTGAGGATGGGGTTTTTACCAAGCACGGCatgataaaatattttgaTGAAGTTTTGTCACAACAAAGagggaagaaaatgagagacaACATAAACACCGTCAAACTACTCGCACAAGAGTCTGTTGAACCAAAAGGGGGCTCAGCTcagaatttcaaattattgcTAGATGTCATATCCGGATCCACTAAAGTGTAA